One region of Colius striatus isolate bColStr4 chromosome 4, bColStr4.1.hap1, whole genome shotgun sequence genomic DNA includes:
- the EMC2 gene encoding ER membrane protein complex subunit 2 isoform X1: protein MAKVSEMYDVTWEDMRDKMRKWREENCRNSEQIVDVGEELINEYASKLGDDIWIIYEQVMIAALDCSRDDLALFCLQELRRQFPGSHRVKRLTGMRFEAMERYDDAIQLYDRILQEDSTNTAARKRKIAIRKAQGKNLEAIRELNEYLEQFVGDQEAWHELAELYINEHDYAKAAFCLEELMMTNPHNHLYCQQYAEVKYTQGGLENLELSRKYFAQALKLNNRNMRALFGLYMSASHIASNPKASAKMKKDNMKYASWAANQINRAYQFAGRSKKETKYSLKAVEDMLETLQITQS, encoded by the exons ATATGCGTGATAAAATGAGGAAATGGAGGGAAGAGAACTGCAGGAACAGTGAACAGATAGTAGACGTTGGAGAAGAGTTAATCAATGAATATGCATCTAAACTTGGAGATGACA TTTGGATAATATATGAACAAGTGATGATTGCTGCCCTGGACTGCAGTAGAGATGATTTGGCATTG TTTTGTCTTCAGGAGCTAAGACGTCAGTTTCCTGGGAGCCACAGAGTTAAACGATTAACTGGGATGAGATTTGAAGCTATGGAAAG GTATGATGATGCTATTCAGTTATATGATAGAATTTTACAAGAGGATTCTACTAACACG GCAGCAAGAAAGCGTAAGATTGCCATTCGAAAAGCCCAGGGGAAAAATCTCGAGGCCATCCGAGAGCTGAATGAGTATCTGGAACA ATTTGTTGGAGACCAGGAAGCTTGGCATGAACTTGCAGAACTTTACATCAATGAACATGA CTATGCAAAGGCAGCCTTCTGCTTAGAAGAGCTTATGATGACTAATCCACACAACCACTTATATTGTCAACAATATGCTGAA GTTAAATACACTCAAGGGGGGCTTGAAAACCTTGAGCTATCAAGAAAGTATTTTGCGCAAGCACTGAAGCTTAACAACAGAAATATGAGAGCTTTGTTTGGACTTTACATG TCTGCCAGCCATATTGCTTCCAATCCAAAAGCAagtgcaaaaatgaaaaaagataatATGAAATATGCCAGCTGGGCAGCTAACCAAATAAACAGAGCATACCAG ttTGCAGGTCGCAGTAAGAAAGAAACTAAATATTCATTGAAGGCAGTGGAAGACATGTTGGAGACCCTGCAAATCACTCAGTCTTAG
- the EMC2 gene encoding ER membrane protein complex subunit 2 isoform X2: MRDKMRKWREENCRNSEQIVDVGEELINEYASKLGDDIWIIYEQVMIAALDCSRDDLALFCLQELRRQFPGSHRVKRLTGMRFEAMERYDDAIQLYDRILQEDSTNTAARKRKIAIRKAQGKNLEAIRELNEYLEQFVGDQEAWHELAELYINEHDYAKAAFCLEELMMTNPHNHLYCQQYAEVKYTQGGLENLELSRKYFAQALKLNNRNMRALFGLYMSASHIASNPKASAKMKKDNMKYASWAANQINRAYQFAGRSKKETKYSLKAVEDMLETLQITQS; this comes from the exons ATGCGTGATAAAATGAGGAAATGGAGGGAAGAGAACTGCAGGAACAGTGAACAGATAGTAGACGTTGGAGAAGAGTTAATCAATGAATATGCATCTAAACTTGGAGATGACA TTTGGATAATATATGAACAAGTGATGATTGCTGCCCTGGACTGCAGTAGAGATGATTTGGCATTG TTTTGTCTTCAGGAGCTAAGACGTCAGTTTCCTGGGAGCCACAGAGTTAAACGATTAACTGGGATGAGATTTGAAGCTATGGAAAG GTATGATGATGCTATTCAGTTATATGATAGAATTTTACAAGAGGATTCTACTAACACG GCAGCAAGAAAGCGTAAGATTGCCATTCGAAAAGCCCAGGGGAAAAATCTCGAGGCCATCCGAGAGCTGAATGAGTATCTGGAACA ATTTGTTGGAGACCAGGAAGCTTGGCATGAACTTGCAGAACTTTACATCAATGAACATGA CTATGCAAAGGCAGCCTTCTGCTTAGAAGAGCTTATGATGACTAATCCACACAACCACTTATATTGTCAACAATATGCTGAA GTTAAATACACTCAAGGGGGGCTTGAAAACCTTGAGCTATCAAGAAAGTATTTTGCGCAAGCACTGAAGCTTAACAACAGAAATATGAGAGCTTTGTTTGGACTTTACATG TCTGCCAGCCATATTGCTTCCAATCCAAAAGCAagtgcaaaaatgaaaaaagataatATGAAATATGCCAGCTGGGCAGCTAACCAAATAAACAGAGCATACCAG ttTGCAGGTCGCAGTAAGAAAGAAACTAAATATTCATTGAAGGCAGTGGAAGACATGTTGGAGACCCTGCAAATCACTCAGTCTTAG